Within Flavobacteriales bacterium, the genomic segment GCCCTAGCACGTGGTGAATTAAAAGCCATTGGTGCTACTACCTTAAACGAATATCAGAAATACTTTGAGAAGGATAAAGCATTGGAACGTCGTTTTCAGAAAGTAATGATAGATGAGCCCTCTACCGAAGATGCTATTTCGATATTAAGGGGTATTAAAGAAAAATATGAATCACACCATAAGGTTCAAATAAAAGATTCGGCTATAATTAGTGCTGTAGAATTATCTCAACGATACATTACCGACCGCTTTTTACCTGACAAAGCTATTGACTTGATTGATGAAGCTGCTTCAAAACTTCGTATGGAAATTAACTCTAAGCCAGAAGCATTAGATGAAATTGAGCGTAAAATAATGCAACTCGAAATTGAACGCGAAGCCATTAAAAGGGAAAAAGACGAAAAAAAACTCAATATTATTAAAGAAGAGTTAGCCAATTTAAACGAAGAAAAAGCAAGCTTAACAGCCAAATGGCAAGCAGAAAAAAATGTGGTAGATGGCATTCAGAAAACCAAAGATGAAATTGAACAACTAAAATACGAAGCCGACCAAGCTGAACGAAATAGCGATTTTGGAAAAGTTGCTGAGATTCGATACGGGAAGATTAAGGAAGCTGAAGACAAGTTAAATCAGTTCAAGAACCAATTAACTGAACTACAGGAAAATTCAAAAATGATTAAAGAAGAAGTTACACCTGAAGAAATAGCCGAAGTAATTTCGAAATGGACGGGAATTCCTGTAACCAAAATGTTGGAAAGCGAACGAATGAAACTATTGAAATTGGAAGATGAACTACACAAAAGAGTTGTAGGACAGGAAGAAGCGATAATGGCTGTTTCGGATGCAGTGAGAAGAAGTCGTGCAGGATTACAAGACGAAAAACGACCAATTGGTTCATTCATCTTTTTAGGAACAACAGGCGTAGGTAAAACTGAATTAGCAAAAGCATTGAGCGAATACTTGTTTAATGATGAAAATTCAATGACCCGAATTGATATGAGTGAATACCAAGAAAAACACGCTGTATCTCGTTTAATTGGTGCTCCTCCAGGATATGTTGGTTACGATGAAGGCGGTCAATTAACCGAAGCTGTTCGAAGAAAGCCTTATTCTGTGGTGCTTTTAGATGAAATTGAAAAAGCTCACCCTGATGTGTTTAATATCTTGCTACAAGTGTTAGATGATGGTAGATTAACCGATAATAAAGGACGGGTGGTAAACTTTAAAAACACCATTATCATCATGACTTCTAACATTGGTTCTCACATTATACAAGAAAATTTTGAAAACTTAGGGGATGTTGATAGAGACAATGTAATTGAAAAAACAAAGGTCGAATTGTTTGGTTTACTTAAACAAACCATCAGACCAGAGTTTTTAAACAGAATAGATGAAACCATAATGTTTACTCCGTTAACCAAAAACGATGTGTTACAAATTGTAAAACTTCAGTTAAAAGGCTTATCGAATTTGTTACTAAAAAATAATATCACATTAAGTTATACTGATGAAGCGGTACAACATATTGCAGAATTAGGTTACGACCCTCAATTTGGAGCTCGCCCTGTAAAACGAATTATACAACGAAATGTGTTAAACGAACTATCTAAACAAGTTTTATCGGGTACAGTACAACCAGATTCAGCAATAATACTCGACCAATTTGATGGGCAGTTTGTTTTTAGAAATGAAAATGATAAAATAAAAAGCTAATACCTTGTCAAAAGACAAGGTAAGCGATGAGTAAAATCATGCTTTTTTTAAACCAATTAAAATAAATTTGAGATATTATTTGTTGGACATTGGTTGCAATTGGTGAGATCTTTATGCATAGAACAATGAACTTTCATTTTACTCATTTGCTCTTTGTAAAAATCGCATTTTTTCTGCACTCCGTACATTTGAGCGGTAGTTTGTTGAAGTTTATCAAATGGTTGAATTTTTTTAAACAATTTAATCAATTCGTTATTTTGTTTTAGAGCATTTTCTGCCAACTCTAAAAGTTCATTTTGTGTTAAAACAGTATTAATTTTTGAATTATTATCGGAACGTAAAATACTACCCAATAGCAGATCAACTTCTTCTTTTTCTAACCAAATAATAAAAGGTGTCATAGTATTAATAAATTAGTTAATTAGTTAATTAGTTAATTAGTTAATTAGTTAATTAGTTAATTAGTTAATTAGTTAATTAGTTATTTTGTATAAATAAAATAATATTTTTTCATTATGTGCAAATTGTTTGCATATTTAGCAAATATTTTAGAAACAAAATATGATTTTAATCAAAATATCTAATAATTAGGTATTTATACTGAATTTTATGTCCTTTTTAAGTAGAGAAACCATATTAAAAAAAATTAGAAAAACTCGATTATCAAAAGAAGTTAGTCAACTCGAGATGGCTAATCAATTAAAAATTTCTATCCCTACCTATTCGCGTTTTGAGCGTGGGTTAACTAAAACAGATTTGATTTTATTAAAAGATGTCTGTAAAATTTTAGAGATAGATGAAAACATGATTAACTACCCCTCAAATTATGTTGACCCTTATGCAAATTATAATTTAGAAGGAACAGCTGAAGAAATCCATAAACAACTCAACGAATTGATTACTTTACTCGAAAAACAACAAGCTGCTAATGAAATTCTTTTAGAAAAACTCCATTTGTTAGCGAAAAAGAAAAACCTTTAAACAACAAAACTTTACCTAACAAATATCATTGTTTTAATATCAAAGATGGTATAGCTTTGTGTTGAATTAAAAACAAACGCTATGAAGTTACATATAGAAGATTCAAAAAAAATCGCAGAAATAAAGTCAGCTTTTAACAATTCTTTTAAATTTTTAAACTTAGGTTTTTTCACTAAATCACATCAAGTTGGCGAAGCTTCTGCTAAAAAAGATTTAATTGATGATGAAAAAACGTTAGCAGAAATTAGACAAAAACATACTGCTGGTAACTTAATAATTAACCCCGATATGCTTGTCAGTGAAGTTGAAAGTGCATTCGAAAATCAGTTTGGTGTTCATGTTCAAGTTTTTAGAAAACAAAATGATGTGTGGTTAGAAACGACTAATACAGACCATTGGACATTGGCTAAACAAAACGAAACTGGAGAATTTATGAGTTCTAAATTAGAGGACTAACTAAATTTCAATCACTAAACCATCATGAGCTATCTGAATAAAATCGGGTAGCTCTTTTTGTACCTCATCATGTTTTCCCATTAAATGACTAATATGTGTAAGATAAGCTCTTTTTGGCTTTAATTCCTTCAACAAATCAACAGCTTCATCTAAAGTAAAATGGGAAATGTGCGGCTCTTTTCTCAAAGCATTTAACACAATAACTTCCGAACCTTTAATTTTTTCTAATTCTTTCTCCTCTATTTTATTGGCATCAGTAATGTAGGTAAAATTACCAACTCGGTAAGCCTTTACTGGAAGTTTGAAATGTTTTACATTAATAGGCGTAAAAGGAATACCTGCAACCTCAAAAACCTCATCGGAAACAGTATGCAATTTTAACTCTGGTACTCCAGGGTATTTATATTCATCAAATGCATAATGAAATTCTCTACGCAAAGCATTTTGAACATGGTTTGTTGCGTAAATATCCATATCTTTTTGTTGCTTAAAATTAAACGCACGCACATCATCCAAGCCTGCAATATGATCTTTATGTTCGTGTGTAAAAACAACCGCATCTAACTGTTGAACATTGGCTCGTAACATTTGTTGTCGAAAATCAGGCCCCGTATCAATAACAATGGTTTTACCTAAATACTCGATTAAAACTGAAACTCGTAAGCGTTTATCTTTTTCATTTTCAGACAAGCAAACATCACAACTACAAGCAATAACTGGTATTCCTTGCGATGTTCCTGTTCCTAAAAATGTTATTTTCATGCTCATTTACTATTGATCGTCATTCCGTGCTTGACACGGAATCTATATTTTTTGTTTTTTATTATCAATATTTCAGATTGCTAGTCAACCCAGCAATGAAGTATGAATTAAGCTTTGAACCAATTTTCTATAAGTTTCATCGTAAAATCTATTTCTTCTTTAGTATTAAATTTACTAAACGAAAAACGAATAGACGGTTTTGTTTTATCTGAATTAATAGCCTCTAACACATGAGACCCTATACTACTACCAGAAGTACATGCACTTCCTCCCGATACACAAACTCCTTCAATATCAAAATTATACAGCAACATTTCATCCATTTCGCTATTTGGAAAATTAACATTCAATACCGTATATAAACTATCTCCTTTTGGGTTTCCGTTAAACGTTATATTTTTAATATTTCCCTCTAACTGTGCTATCATATACGATTTTAACCCTTGAATATATTGCTGATGTTCAGGTAAATGAGCATAAGCAATATCCATGGCTTTTGCCAAACCTACAATACCATAAATATTTTCAGTTCCAGCACGCATATTACGTTCTTGTCCGCCACCAGTAATAATAGGTTTTAACTGTACATTTTGGTTGACAAACAAAAACCCAGTCCCTTTTGGCCCATGAAATTTGTGTGCCGAACAGGTTAAAAAATCAATATTTAATTCACGTACATCAAACGCATAATGCCCCATGGTTTGAACCGTATCGGAATGAAACAAAGCTTGATGCCTCTTACATATTTCTACTACCTTTTTCAATGGTAACAGATTACCTATCTCATTATTCGCATGCATTAAAGAAACTAATGTTTTTTTATCTGCATTTTGCTCTAATAATTCTTCAAGACTTTTTAAATCGACCGAACCAAACTCATCGAGTTTTACTAAACTCAATTTGGTGTGTTTTTCGTGTTCAACTTTTTCTGCCGTTTCTAAAACTGCATGATGCTCTATTGGAGATGTAATAATGTGAGTAACACCCAAATCTGCAACAGCACTTCTAATCACCATATTATTGGCTTCTGTACCTCCAGCAGTAAAAAACAATTCAGCAGGAGCAGCATTAATGTGTGTAGCCACTTTTTTTCTAGCTTCCTCCACTACTACTCTTGCTTTTCTGCCTAAAGCATGAACCGCCGAAGGATTGCCATAAGTATTTTTCATTACAGCAACCATCGATTCTATCACTTCAGGATCAAGAGGAGTTGTAGCAGCATTATCGAGGTATATTTTTTTCATGGGTGCTGGTGTTAGGTTTAAGTTGGAAGACCGAAGTCAGAAGCAACCTCCATCTTCGGTCTTCCAACTTCCATCTTCTAAATCAATTCTTTAATATCTCGTATTATTCTATTTGCTAAAGCATCAGCCGATTGCATGGTAGCACTTTCGGAATAAATACGAATAATGGGTTCGGTGTTCGATTTTCTCAAATGAACCCATTCCGTAGGAAAATCAATTTTAACACCATCAATGGTATTTACATTTTCGTGTTGATATTTCTTTTCCATTTTTATCAAAATCTCATCCACATTAATTTGGGGTGTTAGTTCAATTTTATTTTTAGAGATGAAATAGTTAGGATAAGATGCTCTTAATGCTGAACAAGTCATGTTAGATTTTGCCAAATGTGTTAAAAACAAAGCAATACCTACTAAAGCGTCTCTACCATAATGCAATTCTGGATAGATAATTCCACCATTCCCCTCTCCTCCTATTATCGCATTTTTAGCTTTCATCATTTCCACCACATTAACCTCTCCAACTGCTGAAGCAAAATAAGTGTTTCCATTCTTTTCAGTTACATCTCTTAATGCTCTGGTTGAAGATAAATTTGACACAGTATTTCCAGGTGTATGTTTTATTACATAATCAGCGATGGCAACTAGCGTATACTCCTCGCCAAACATATCTCCATTTTCACAAACTATAGCTAGTCGGTCCACATCGGGGTCAACTACAAAGCCCACATCAGCTTTTTGGGATTTTATTTGATTCGATATTTCTGTTAAATTTTCTGGTAAAGGTTCTGGATTGTGAGGAAACTGACCGTTTGGCTCACAATACAATTCCAAAATATTGGTCACTCCTAAAGCTTTTAATAATGCTGGGATAAAAATTCCCCCCGTAGAATTTACACAATCAATAGCAACTTTAAAGTTTTTTGATTTTATAGCATTTACATCAACCAAAGGTAAATCTAGCACCGCCTGAATGTGCTTCTGCAAATACGAATCGTCTTTTTTATAAGCACCCAATGCGTCCACATCGGCATAAGCAAATGAACTGTTTTCAGCCAAAGTCAACACTTCTTCTCCATCACTTGCAGAAATAAACTCTCCTTTTTCGTTTAATAATTTTAACGCATTCCATTGTTTAGGATTGTGACTAGCAGTTAATATAATTCCTCCTTGAGCATTTTCCATTGGCACTGCAACCTCAACAGTCGGAGTGGTTGAAAAATCTAAATCAATCACATCTATACCCAAACCTTGAAGCGTTCCAACTACAATGTTTTGAACCATTTCACCAGAAATACGAGCGTCTCTACCTATCACTACTTTACACTTTTTACCCGCGTTTCTTCTTATAATCCAAGTACCATAAGCAGAAGTAAATTTTACAATATCTAAAGGTGTTAACCCATCGTTTGGAGCTCCTCCAATGGTGCCTCTTATTCCCGAAATTGATTTTATTAATGTCATACTATCTCATTTTTGTTATTGGTAAAATTAGCCTAAAGTTTTTAAATGTTACTCATTAAAAATGATTGAACCATCTAATTGTTCTTATTGATGTTTATTAATAAACCACATAGAAACATAGACTTTATTGACTACCTTAAATTAAAAAATAAAGATCCACAATAGGTATATCCCGATAAATCGGGATAACTATGTTTAACTTAATTATTCTTTGTTTGAGCATTATAAACTATGTACCTATGTGGTTAGTTATAGCTAAAAGCTAATATTGTAGAAAACAGTATTAAAATTTATTGTTAACTAATTGTTGAAAAATATGATAGAAATTAGCTTTTTGAATTACTAAAGGGTTAATTTTGTGTAGATACGATATACATGGACGAGGATTTTGACCCATACAACGAAGGTAACGACGATTTAGAATTGTCGAACCGGTTTGAGCAAATGCTCGAAATGAACGAACATTATTTTTTTGATGTTGAAGAGTTTGAAGATTTAATTGATTTTTATTTAGAAAAAAACGAGATGGAGAAAGCGAACAAAGCCATTGAATTTGCTTTGTATCAACACCCTAACTCTTCTGCATTAAAAATTAAACAAGCTCAATATTTAATCG encodes:
- a CDS encoding MBL fold metallo-hydrolase, whose product is MKITFLGTGTSQGIPVIACSCDVCLSENEKDKRLRVSVLIEYLGKTIVIDTGPDFRQQMLRANVQQLDAVVFTHEHKDHIAGLDDVRAFNFKQQKDMDIYATNHVQNALRREFHYAFDEYKYPGVPELKLHTVSDEVFEVAGIPFTPINVKHFKLPVKAYRVGNFTYITDANKIEEKELEKIKGSEVIVLNALRKEPHISHFTLDEAVDLLKELKPKRAYLTHISHLMGKHDEVQKELPDFIQIAHDGLVIEI
- a CDS encoding helix-turn-helix transcriptional regulator is translated as MSFLSRETILKKIRKTRLSKEVSQLEMANQLKISIPTYSRFERGLTKTDLILLKDVCKILEIDENMINYPSNYVDPYANYNLEGTAEEIHKQLNELITLLEKQQAANEILLEKLHLLAKKKNL
- a CDS encoding cysteine desulfurase, with product MKKIYLDNAATTPLDPEVIESMVAVMKNTYGNPSAVHALGRKARVVVEEARKKVATHINAAPAELFFTAGGTEANNMVIRSAVADLGVTHIITSPIEHHAVLETAEKVEHEKHTKLSLVKLDEFGSVDLKSLEELLEQNADKKTLVSLMHANNEIGNLLPLKKVVEICKRHQALFHSDTVQTMGHYAFDVRELNIDFLTCSAHKFHGPKGTGFLFVNQNVQLKPIITGGGQERNMRAGTENIYGIVGLAKAMDIAYAHLPEHQQYIQGLKSYMIAQLEGNIKNITFNGNPKGDSLYTVLNVNFPNSEMDEMLLYNFDIEGVCVSGGSACTSGSSIGSHVLEAINSDKTKPSIRFSFSKFNTKEEIDFTMKLIENWFKA
- the clpB gene encoding ATP-dependent chaperone ClpB; its protein translation is MNFDKFTIKSQEAIQQAQQIAMSSSNQSIETGHILKGMLEVDENVTPFILKKLGVNVPIFKQALDKIVESYPKVTGGNQYLSNQANSALNKATSYLKEFGDEYVSIEHLLLGLLSGSDTIAQLLKDNGVKEKELKAAIQELRKGEKVTSQSQEEQYNALKKYAKNLNELAKENKLDPVIGRDEEIRRVLQILSRRTKNNPILIGEPGVGKTAIAEGLAHRIILGDVPENLKDKQIFSLDMGALIAGAKYKGEFEERLKAVVKEVISAEGDIVLFIDEIHTLVGAGGGEGAMDAANILKPALARGELKAIGATTLNEYQKYFEKDKALERRFQKVMIDEPSTEDAISILRGIKEKYESHHKVQIKDSAIISAVELSQRYITDRFLPDKAIDLIDEAASKLRMEINSKPEALDEIERKIMQLEIEREAIKREKDEKKLNIIKEELANLNEEKASLTAKWQAEKNVVDGIQKTKDEIEQLKYEADQAERNSDFGKVAEIRYGKIKEAEDKLNQFKNQLTELQENSKMIKEEVTPEEIAEVISKWTGIPVTKMLESERMKLLKLEDELHKRVVGQEEAIMAVSDAVRRSRAGLQDEKRPIGSFIFLGTTGVGKTELAKALSEYLFNDENSMTRIDMSEYQEKHAVSRLIGAPPGYVGYDEGGQLTEAVRRKPYSVVLLDEIEKAHPDVFNILLQVLDDGRLTDNKGRVVNFKNTIIIMTSNIGSHIIQENFENLGDVDRDNVIEKTKVELFGLLKQTIRPEFLNRIDETIMFTPLTKNDVLQIVKLQLKGLSNLLLKNNITLSYTDEAVQHIAELGYDPQFGARPVKRIIQRNVLNELSKQVLSGTVQPDSAIILDQFDGQFVFRNENDKIKS
- the glmM gene encoding phosphoglucosamine mutase, with amino-acid sequence MTLIKSISGIRGTIGGAPNDGLTPLDIVKFTSAYGTWIIRRNAGKKCKVVIGRDARISGEMVQNIVVGTLQGLGIDVIDLDFSTTPTVEVAVPMENAQGGIILTASHNPKQWNALKLLNEKGEFISASDGEEVLTLAENSSFAYADVDALGAYKKDDSYLQKHIQAVLDLPLVDVNAIKSKNFKVAIDCVNSTGGIFIPALLKALGVTNILELYCEPNGQFPHNPEPLPENLTEISNQIKSQKADVGFVVDPDVDRLAIVCENGDMFGEEYTLVAIADYVIKHTPGNTVSNLSSTRALRDVTEKNGNTYFASAVGEVNVVEMMKAKNAIIGGEGNGGIIYPELHYGRDALVGIALFLTHLAKSNMTCSALRASYPNYFISKNKIELTPQINVDEILIKMEKKYQHENVNTIDGVKIDFPTEWVHLRKSNTEPIIRIYSESATMQSADALANRIIRDIKELI